A genomic window from Salvia splendens isolate huo1 chromosome 11, SspV2, whole genome shotgun sequence includes:
- the LOC121756516 gene encoding 2-dehydro-3-deoxyphosphooctonate aldolase 1-like, with protein sequence MDSSTLLYNQLKAADPFFLLAGPNVIESEEHIIYMAKNLKSIASKLGLPLVFKSSFDKANRTSSKSFRGPGLAEGLKILEKVKTTYDIPIVTDVHETIQCEAVGKVADIIQIPAFLCRQTDLLVAAAKTGKIINIKKGQFCAPSVMENSAEKIRLAGNENVMVCERGTMFGYNDLIVDPRNFEWLREANCPVVADITHSLQQPAGRKLEGGGVASGGLRELIPCIARTAVAVGVDGIFMEVHDDPLKAPVDGPTQWPLRHLEELLEELIAIARVSKGKKQYEIDLTPFRP encoded by the exons ATGGATTCCTCAACTCTGCTTTACAATCAGCTCAAG GCTGCGGATCCATTTTTCCTGCTGGCGGGCCCCAATGTGATTGAATCGGAGGAGCACATTATCTACATGGCCAAAAACCTTAAATCCATCGCTTCTAA GCTTGGTTTGCCGCTGGTTTTTAAGTCGAGCTTCGACAAAGCTAATCGGACGTCGTCTAAGTCGTTTCGTGGCCCGGGTTTGGCTGAAGGATTGAAG ATCCTTGAGAAGGTGAAAACAACTTATGACATTCCAATAGTTACTGATGTGCACGAAACAATACAG TGTGAAGCTGTTGGCAAGGTTGCAGACATAATTCAGATTCCTGCTTTTTTGTGCCGACAG ACAGATCTGCTTGTAGCAGCTGCAAAGACTGGGAAAATTATCAATATTAAGAAAGGCCAATTCTGTGCGCCTTCA GTCATGGAAAATTCTGCTGAAAAGATAAGATTGGCTGGAAATGAAAATGTTATGGTTTGTGAGAGAGGCACTATGTTTGGTTACA ATGACCTGATTGTTGATCCACGCAATTTTGAGTGGTTGAGGGAGGCCAATTGTCCTGTT GTTGCTGATATAACACACTCTCTTCAACAACCGGCTGGTAGAAAG CTTGAAGGTGGTGGTGTTGCCAGTGGTGGTCTACGTGAACTGATACCCTGCATAGCCCGGACTGCAGTTGCTGTTGGGGTTGACGGAATCTTTATGGAG GTGCATGATGACCCTCTAAAGGCACCAGTTGATGGTCCAACACAGTGG CCTCTACGTCATCTGGAGGAACTCTTGGAAGAGCTCATTGCAATTGCT CGGGTTAGCAAGGGGAAGAAACAGTATGAAATCGACCTCACTCCATTTCGGCCGTGA
- the LOC121753757 gene encoding zinc transporter 1-like encodes MFQNVSLLILRAQFQYFVITNHIYILHSRALSKEPTFFHNYTTTKIKQLLRFSQLHKNISSSAMSSHQSITLSSFLLLALLLQQVSGDCSRQDDDQSARHDQVAALSYKLAAIASILCAGAIGVSLPILGRRFAVLRPENDVFFMIKAFAAGVILATGFVHILPDAFRKLSSPCLALNPWGEFPFAGFVAMMAAIGTLAIDTLATSFYNRSQKSKLASVVVVDDDEEAANSGDVHVHTHSTHCHAHGSNASDLVRQRIISQVLEVGVVVHSVIIGVSLGASESAATIKPLLAALSFHQFFEGIGLGGCISQAKFKWATTAIMMMFFSVTTPIGIGAGIGIASVYEENSQSAVIVEGILNSASAGILVYMALVDLLAADFMNPRMHSNVRLQLGSHISLLLGAGCMSFLARWV; translated from the exons ATGTTTCAAAATGTTTCCTTATTGATATTACGTGCTCAATTTCAGTATTTTGTCATTACcaaccatatatatattctGCACAGCCGGGCATTATCAAAAGAGCCAACCTTTTTCCACAactatactactactaaaataAAGCAACTGCTTCGCTTCTCTCAACTTCACAAAAATATCTCCTCCTCCGCCATGAGCTCCCACCAATCCATAACCCTATCATCCTTCCTTCTCCTCGCTCTCCTCCTTCAACAAGTTTCCGGCGACTGCAGCCGCCAGGACGACGACCAATCAGCCCGCCACGACCAGGTCGCCGCGCTCAGCTACAAGCTCGCCGCAATCGCTTCAATCCTCTGCGCCGGCGCGATCGGCGTCAGCCTCCCGATCCTCGGCCGCCGATTCGCCGTCCTCCGCCCGGAAAACGACGTCTTCTTCATGATCAAGGCCTTCGCGGCCGGCGTGATCCTCGCCACCGGCTTCGTCCACATCCTCCCTGACGCATTCCGCAAGCTCTCCTCCCCCTGCCTCGCCCTCAACCCGTGGGGAGAGTTCCCCTTCGCCGGATTCGTCGCGATGATGGCCGCGATCGGCACGCTCGCCATCGACACCCTCGCAACCAGCTTCTACAATCGCTCGCAGAAATCGAAGCTCGCGAGCGTTGTCGTCGTCGACGACGACGAGGAGGCGGCGAATTCCGGCGATGTCCACGTGCACACGCATTCGACGCACTGCCACGCGCACGGATCGAACGCGTCAGATCTAGTCCGGCAGCGCATAATATCACAGGTTTTGGAGGTAGGGGTGGTGGTGCACTCGGTGATAATCGGAGTGTCGCTGGGGGCGTCGGAGAGCGCGGCGACGATAAAGCCGCTGCTGGCGGCGCTGTCGTTCCACCAGTTCTTCGAAGGGATAGGCCTCGGCGGTTGCATTTCTCAG GCGAAATTCAAGTGGGCGACGACGGCGATTATGATGATGTTCTTCTCGGTGACGACGCCGATAGGGATCGGAGCGGGGATTGGGATAGCGAGTGTTTATGAAGAGAACAGCCAAAGCGCTGTGATTGTGGAGGGGATATTGAATTCGGCGTCGGCGGGGATACTGGTGTACATGGCGCTGGTGGATTTGTTAGCGGCGGATTTTATGAACCCTAGGATGCATAGTAATGTTAGGCTGCAATTGGGATCACACATTTCGCTTCTGCTTGGTGCTGGTTGTATGTCTTTTTTGGCTAGATgggtttga
- the LOC121756517 gene encoding uncharacterized protein LOC121756517 codes for MAYILPNLSPTLLQPPKDRPLSTIAAPLSSHAPPPHTKLEPPPPHALAQVNRTTGANDNKQQHDHRNDFYVNLGLAVRTLREDMPSIFTKDLNYDIYRDDVTFIDPLNTFSGIEKYRLIFLALRFHGRILFREISLDVLRIWQPSENMILIRWNLRGIPRVPWEAKGEFQGTSRYKLDRNGKIYEHKVDNLAFNLPQTLRPAASVLDLVAASCPATPNPTFSYESCSWLEFYKAVRDTLDQEEVVIPQDCLIYGWYT; via the exons atggcGTATATTCTGCCAAATCTTTCCCCAACTCTTCTCCAGCCGCCCAAAGATAGACCCCTTTCCACCATTGCCGCCCCCCTCTCCTCCCACGCGCCGCCGCCTCACACAAAGCTCGAGCCTCCTCCGCCGCACGCCCTCGCGCAGGTCAACCGCACCACCGGCGCAAACGATAACAAGCAGCAGCACGACCACCGCAACGATTTCTATGTCAATTTAGGTCTCGCCGTCCGTACTCTCCGCGAAGACATGCCCTCGATCTTCACCAAAGACCTCAATTACGACATTTACAG AGATGATGTGACGTTCATCGATCCGCTCAACACCTTCAGCGGAATCGAGAAATACCGGTTGATATTTTTGGCGCTGAGGTTTCACGGCAGGATTCTGTTCAGGGAGATTTCACTCGACGTGTTGAGAATCTGGCAGCCGTCGGAGAATATGATTCTGATCAGATGGAATCTCCGTGGAATCCCCCGCGTGCCGTGGGAGGCGAAGGGCGAGTTTCAGGGGACTTCGCGGTATAAATTGGATCGAAACGGGAAGATATACGAGCACAAGGTTGACAATCTGGCGTTCAATCTGCCGCAGACGTTGAGGCCTGCTGCCTCTGTTTTGGACCTCGTTGCGGCCTCGTGCCCTGCCACCCCTAACCCGACCTTCTCGTACGAGTCGTGCTCGTGGCTCGAGTTTTACAAGGCTGTGAGGGATACACTTGATCAAGAGGAGGTGGTGATCCCTCAAGATTGCTTGATTTACGGATGGTATACGTAG
- the LOC121756100 gene encoding uncharacterized protein LOC121756100: MPFKMEAVSFGYWNDCVDPDDLEAMWTESDVKSEWISVGETKGSRVHLSRDSDNQPCLTQTEMRAVAGIVVQRHFVSQIDMDMLCTIAEIESGRQILAKSYNKKPDEVNMGIMQISPKIAEWFIRESGYRSYNVAEDSKSLYKPFLNVYIAAAYLKWLSNFDNKERSEEFMIRAYKGGPKKATHKSTLSYWKKYLSIKESLPSRNFFGVGPAPDAQSRHGGGVPQSKGPIHATWDSRTSPEDMALMWNNPNVKKEWKKSGEKKGKVRFSHDVEKHPYLSRVELRAVAEIIWTKHFSKKGGDKSLRRVLFFGQAILCALCEMISMRFINGVGQHTGLMGVDYPTARWLYDGMGYKAYSVEAVEDLTKPFVSMYFGAAYMAWLSEYEGRERSLAFVAQAYLCGPRNVSLQETGPLRDKFEEILSRYEKYSRDSSSGCTIM; the protein is encoded by the exons ATGCCTTTTAAGATGGAAGCTGTCAGTTTCGGATACTGGAATGACTGCGTGGATCCTGATGACTTGGAGGCAATGTGGACGGAATCTGATGTAAAATCGGAGTGGATTAGTGTTGGAGAAACTAAGGGATCCAGGGTCCACCTCTCACGGGATTCTGATAATCAGCCTTGTCTAACACAGACAGAAATGAGG GCTGTAGCAGGAATTGTTGTCCAAAGGCATTTTGTCTCACAAATAGATATG GACATGCTTTGCACCATTGCTGAGATTGAAAGTGGAAGACAGATACTGGCTAAAAGCTACAACAAAAAACCTGATGAGGTCAATATGGGGATAATGCAGATATCACCAAAAATAGCCGAGTGGTTCATCAG GGAGTCAGGTTACAGGTCATATAACGTGGCTGAGGATTCCAAATCCTTATATAAGCCTTTTCTCAATGTTTACATTGCAGCTGCATATCTTAAATGGTTATCAAACTTTGACAACAA AGAAAGAAGTGAAGAATTCATGATTAGAGCTTATAAAGGTGGACCGAAAAAAGCAACTCACAAATCAACTTTGTCATACTGGAAAAAATATCTCTCCATTAAGGAAAGTCTTCCATCCAG AAATTTTTTTGGAGTTGGTCCTGCACCTGATGCTCAGTCACGCCACGGTGGTGGAGTTCCACAAAGCAAAG GTCCAATCCATGCAACTTGGGATTCAAGGACTTCACCTGAAGACATGGCATTGATGTGGAATAATCCCAATGTAAAAAAAGAATGGAAAAAATCCGGTGAGAAAAAGGGGAAAGTGCGATTCTCTCATGACGTAGAAAAACATCCTTATCTTTCTCGGGTAGAACTAAGG GCAGTTGCAGAGATCATTTGGACTAAACACTTTAGCAAGAAAGGAGGAGATAAATCTCTTA GACGTGTCCTTTTTTTTGGACAGGCTATATTATGTGCTCTTTGTGAGATGATTAGTATGCGGTTCATAAATGGAGTCGGACAACACACAGGGCTAATGGGAGTCGACTATCCCACAGCACGCTGGCTATACGA TGGCATGGGCTACAAGGCTTACTCCGTTGAGGCTGTCGAAGATCTCACCAAGCCTTTTGTATCCATGTACTTTGGTGCAGCATACATGGCGTGGTTATCGGAATATGAAGGAAG GGAAAGAAGTCTCGCATTTGTGGCTCAGGCCTATCTGTGTGGACCTCGTAACGTGAGCTTGCAAGAGACTGGCCCTTTACGCGATAAGTTCGAAGAAATACTTAGCCGCTACGAAAAATATAGCAG AGACTCTAGCAGCGGTTGCACTATCATGTGA
- the LOC121755858 gene encoding metal tolerance protein 10-like has product MESGSGAAVVGESRRELLGADMIDSVRQPSWRLNLDEFRLPERESDNRRSTFNIPRLLRNKKKQRKIAEYYKNQERLLEGFNEMETIHESGALADALTEDQLKQLAKSERLAVHISNAANLVLFIAKVYASLESRSLAVIASTMDSFLDLLSGLILWFTAYAMKNPNQYHYPIGKKRMQPVGIIVFASVMATLGLQIILESVRQLIAKTGPEMNHNQEMWMIGIMVSVTVVKFVLMVYCRRFKNEIVRAYAQDHFFDVITNSVGLATAVLAVRFYWWIDPTGAMIIAIYTINTWSRTVFENVRSLIGRTAPPDFLTKLTYLIWNHHEEIQHIDTVRAYTFGTHYFVEVDIVLPQTMMLGEAHNIGETLQEKLEQLSEVERAFVHIDFEYTHRPEHKSKV; this is encoded by the exons ATGGAGAGTGGCAGCGGCGCCGCCGTCGTCGGCGAAAGCCGCAGAGAGTTGCTGGGCGCCGATATGATCGACAGCGTCCGCCAGCCTTCGTGGAGGCTCAACTTGGACGAGTTCCGATTGCCGGAGCGCGAGTCCGACAACCGCCGCTCCACTTTCAACATCCCGCGCCTCCTCCGGAATAAAA aGAAACAACGAAAAATTGCTGAGTATTACAAAAACCAGGAGAGACTCCTGGAAGGATTCAATGAAATGGAGACAATCCATGAATCCGGTGCTTTAGCAGATGCTCTGACTGAG GATCAACTGAAACAACTTGCAAAGAGTGAGAGGCTAGCTGTTCACATATCTAATGCTGCCAATCTGGTCCTTTTTATTGCAAAAGTGTATGCTTCACTTGAGAGCAGATCTTTAGCTGTCATTGCATCAACTATGGACTCTTTCCTTGACCTATTATCTGGGCTGATCTTGTGGTTTACGGCCTATGCTATGAAAAATCCTAACCAGTATCATTATCCAATTGGAAAGAAAAGGATGCAGCCAGTG GGCATCATTGTTTTTGCTTCTGTTATGGCAACACTGGGATTACAAATTATACTGGAGTCTGTTCGGCAACTGATAGCTAAG ACTGGACCTGAGATGAACCATAACCAAGAGATGTGGATGATAGGGATCATGGTATCTGTAACCGTAGTGAAGTTCGTGCTAATGGTTTATTGCCGCCGATTCAAGAATGAAATTGTCAGAGCCTATGCCCAAGATCATTTTTTTGATGTCATCACCAACTCTGTCGGATTAGCCACTGCTGTTTTGGCTGTCCGTTTCTACTGGTGGATAGATCCTACTGGAGCCATGATC ATTGCAATTTACACAATCAACACATGGAGTAGGACTGTTTTCGAAAACGTGAGGTCGCTAATTGGAAGAACAGCACCTCCAGATTTCCTCACAAAACTGACTTATCTGATATGGAATCATCACGAGGAAATTCAGCACATTGACACAGTTAGGGCATACACATTTGGTACTCATTACTTCGTGGAGGTTGACATTGTGTTGCCACAAACCATGATGTTGGGCGAAGCGCATAACATCGGCGAAACGCTGCAAGAAAAGCTGGAGCAACTGTCTGAGGTGGAGCGAGCATTTGTGCACATTGACTTCGAGTACACTCATAGACCGGAGCACAAGAGCAAAGTCTGA
- the LOC121753668 gene encoding glyceraldehyde-3-phosphate dehydrogenase GAPCP2, chloroplastic-like, translated as MALSSSLLIRPCDRSKASFGLNANVVNLQSSIFGVNLPVESFPLQKICAHTVCPIKATATEVPPTTLKSRSSGKTKVGINGFGRIGRILLRIASFRDDIEVVAVNDPFIDVKYMAYMFKYDSTHGPFKGTIRVIDESTLEINGKQIKVTNKRDPADIPWGDHGAEYVIESSGVFTTVEKASAHKKGGAKKVVISAPSADAPMFVVGVNENSYKPNMDVVSNASCTTNCLAPLAKVVHEEFGIVEGLMTTVHATTATQKTVDGPSMKDWRGGRGAGQNIIPSSTGAAKAVGKVLPELNGKLTGMAFRVPTPNVSVVDLTCRIDKSASYEDVKAAIKYAAEGPLKGILGYTDENVVSNDFVGDSRSSIFDANAGMGLSKSFMKLVSWYDNEWGYSNRVLDLIEHMALVAATK; from the exons ATGGCCTTGTCTTCTTCGCTCCTTATCCGTCCCTGCGACCGATCCAAG GCATCCTTCGGCCTTAATGCTAATGTTGTCAACCTTCAGTCAAGTATATTCGGGGTTAATTTGCCAGTGGAGTCTTTCCCACTACA GAAAATCTGTGCCCACACTGTTTGTCCTATTAAAGCAACAGCGACAGAAGTACCTCCCACCACCCTTA AGTCACGAAGCAGTGGGAAGACCAAGGTTGGCATCAATG GTTTTGGGCGTATTGGAAGAATACTTTTAAGGATAGCATCTTTCAGGGATGATATCGAGGTGGTAGCTGTTAATGATCCTTTCATTGATGTGAAATACATG GCATACATGTTCAAGTATGATTCTACTCATGGACCTTTCAAGGGGACCATCCGTGTTATTGATGAATCCACTTTGGAAATCAATGGAAAACAGATCAAAGTAACCAACAAAAG GGACCCAGCGGATATTCCCTGGGGTGATCATGGAGCTGAGTATGTTATTGAGTCTTCTGGAGTCTTTACAACTGTTGAAAAGGCTTCAGCACACAAGAAG GGTGGTGCTAAGAAAGTTGTGATCTCAGCTCCTTCAGCTGATGCTCCTATGTTTGTCGTTGGTGTAAATGAAAATAGTTACAAACCAAACATGGATGTTGTTTCCAATGCTAGCTGCACCACCAATTGCCTTGCTCCTCTTGCCAAG GTAGTGCACGAAGAGTTTGGTATTGTAGAGGGTCTGATGACAACTGTCCATGCAACAACAG CCACACAGAAGACTGTTGATGGTCCTTCAATGAAGGACTGGAGGGGTGGCCGAGGAGCAGGGCAGAACATCATCCCTAGTTCAACTGGGGCTGCTAAG gCTGTTGGAAAAGTTCTTCCAGAGCTTAACGGTAAGCTCACTGGAATGGCCTTCCGTGTCCCCACACCCAATGTTTCCGTTGTAGACTTAACTTGTCGTATTGACAAAAGTGCTTCATATGAAGATGTTAAAGCGGCAATAAA ATATGCTGCAGAGGGTCCGCTGAAAGGCATTCTAGGATACACTGATGAAAATGTTGTCTCCAATGATTTTGTTGGTGACTCGAG GTCAAGCATATTCGATGCCAATGCTGGAATGGGTCTTAGCAAATCCTTCATGAAGCTAGTCTCCTGGTATGACAACGAGTGGGGTTACAG TAACCGAGTGTTGGACCTGATTGAGCATATGGCCTTGGTGGCAGCAACAAAGTAA